The Salmo salar chromosome ssa02, Ssal_v3.1, whole genome shotgun sequence genome segment TTGAACTGCAGACCGGCGTGTGTGCATGCGAAGGCTAAGCCAAAGCTATCATCCTGTTTTGAAGTGGTGTGAGAAAGAGGCTAATCTAGCTGTTAGCCCTGGCTAATGAGCCTAGGGACGGGCTCTGCTAACAATACATGTTGTGACAGACAGAGTAACCtgcctatgtctctctctctctcacacacacacacacacacacacacacacacacacacacacacacacacagtggcaggGGGGGTTAGAGACCCACATGGAGCCAGTGTGTCTGTCACTTaagaaggacaacaacaacagtagaGAAAGGAGGGATGAAAGGTGGGAGGCAGGATTCCAGATACCTCCTGTTCTAGGCTTTGATGCTTGGGCACACACCAACACAACATAAACATGTATGAACTGGGTtcttcacactgtctctctcacacacaaagctAGTGTATACATTACTATGAGCCCTTCCTCCCTAATTAAAGTGCCACCAGCTGCCTGTGATACagacgcgctctctctctctctcgtggcaCAGAACAGAGCCACACACCCGGAGTATGTGGCAGGGTGTTTGTGCTGCGGCCTGTGTGGATGTCTGTTCAGCTCAGGGCCTGAAACCAATGAGACTCTGACGTGCATATTATACTGATTACATCCTCAGGGTTAACAAGCTCTTACCCACAAACTCAACCTCTCTTccagaaaagtgtgtgtgtgtaccctgccAGCACCACTGACTCCACTCACCAACACAACTCATAGTCCCTGTGTGAGCTGAATCCTAATAGGCCTGGAGTGATGAAAGCactttgtttctttcatcactttAACCTTCCTTCCTCCCAGAAATAAAGTTCCACTGCACTACCCACTGTTCTAGGGTTTATttcatgaggtgtgtgtgtgtgtgtgtgtgtgtgtgtgtgtgtgtgtgacatttgtGTCCTTTCACGTGTATACCTCAGTAGATTGGAGGGGTTgactggagggaaggagggacaaacaacaacaacagttagaATCTAGAAccgagatggagggaaagagtcATAAAGTCAAGGGAGGGTTAAAATGAaaaggaacagaaagagagagactgtctccacctccctcaatatttatttttcatggagggaggagaaagaagtAGGAAGAGACAGAATCAGGGGTGAAGAGTCACTAGAGGAGTAAAAACAGTCACACCCACTGACACTCCAACAGGTGCAGAGggaaagaaagggagggagggggacagagagagaactaaCCCATTCAAATGACTTGtgtaggaagggagagagagattaaatgacTTGtgtaggaagggagagagagattaaatgacTTGtgtaggaagggagagagagattaaatgacTTGtgtaggaagggagagagagattaaatgacTTGTGCCGACAGCTCATAtagatgacagacagagagacagaaggagaaacTGCCACTCAGAATCTTGTCTCCATGGACACAGCTGGCCAGTGAAACTCTACTCTTAAAACAACATGAGTGGAACGCTCCAGAAaacagatgagagggagagagttagagggataTGCAGAAAGAGTGTAGGCGTGTAGTGGTGTGTTCTTGTCTAAATAAATACATCAAACAAGTTCAGCCAGTGACTCCTGATTGGCTACTCACTAATTCTCATTGTCTGGGTGACAGGTCTACACCAAGACTCACGCAATCACACACACGTGCCGCAggtgcaaatacacacacacacacactgtctgtttgGGCTGAGTCTTATTAAcagcttttttttgttgttgattgtcCGTGAGTGTGTTTAttatgagagtgtgtgtttgagtaAGTCGGTTCTTCCATGCGTGTTTGTTCATGTGAGTGGAACAGCCCACACAAACATGGGCTCAACTCTGTCATCTGGCTGGGAATGGGACATGATATTTCATGTTGTTACGTTTGTTCCTTCGGTCAGTCAGAGATGACTACTAGATGTAAGGTCATCTAAAGATAATAGCCAGCCATGTCACTAAccactctccttctcttctctctctccctagtttCCTATGGGATGAGTACACAGTGGAGGTGAAAATCAACGACTACCTGGACATCATCTGTCCTCACTACACGCGCGGGGAGCTGCCGTCCCAGGAGGCCGAGCGGTacgtactgtacatggtggaggaggaggactatGAGGTGTGTAAACCCCACTCCTTCGACCAGCTGCGTTGGGAATGTTCCCGGCCCTTCGCTGCCCACGCCCCCGAGAGGTTCTCCGAGAAGTTCCAGCGCTTCACCCCCTTCACCCTGGGCAAGGAGTTCAGACAGGGAGAGAGCTACTACTATATCTGTACGTTTAACAATACTATAGTAGTACTACTACACATTTACTAATACCACTACTATCTATGTGCAGTACCTCTGAATGAATACTACCACTTAACTGTAGAATAGACTACTCTAACACAATGCTTGGGTATTTGTACTAaacttccctctcttctccctcttcagCCAAGCCGCTGCATCACCACGGCCAGGAGTGTCTGAGGCTGAAGGTGGATGTGGTTGGACCTCATGGTGAGCTCCATTCCCGCCTCCATCTACATGCTAGCATTAGCCTTTGTTAGCTTTAGCCTTTAGAGGGTTTTCCTATGGTAGTATTAGCTTCCGTTTGCATTAATGGCTAGGCTTAGTGTTCCCCATATTCAGTGGTGTTCCCGTTGGGTGTTCATACAATCAAGTTCTTACCAATGACTTCTTGTCTTCTACAGGCTCTGGGAAGGCCAAGGCTGACAAAGGCAAGGATGGAGCGATGGAGAAAGCGATGGATGGAGGAAAGGGAAagatggggggaggaggaggagtgcacAACCCCTCCAACAGGCTTCCAGCCGGTACGTCTCCCATCtgtccttccagagagacagtcAGGTGTACAGCATTGACTCTGGATACTAGAAGTACAGTAGAATTGTTCCACTTGTTTCTGATAAtaacacgttctctctctctctccagatgacccTACTGTGTTGGAGCCTAAGGTCCAGAAGAGTGTGGGTAGTTCAGGTGTTCAGCTGGTCTCCCTGTCGGTCTTCTTCACCCTGTCCCCCGTCCTACTATCCCTCTTACTATATCGACACTGAGTTACAGACCTAGCTACAACAGAGACACTGTCAACCCAATGCTGGACATTGGCACAGAGAAGATTTTTATAGATATTTTTATATTTGCAACTGGACTGAGCTCGTGTGTGTGACTGGAACGTGGATCGTTCCAGAGACGATCTTCAAGAGTATTTTGTGAAGGATGTTTTTCTACGTGTTTTTGTAAATGAAAGAGGATGGATGCTATTCCccctttccttcttttcactccatTTGATCTGTATGGACACTTGGAAACCCCACTGACTCTGGAACAGATCTAACTGGAAACATGATGTAATAATCATTATTAGAAAACTGACAAAGGGATAACTGTTTTCATGATTACCCTGAATTGAAcactgatatacactgagtgtaaaaaaaacaaacatgatcaacaccttcctaatattgagttgcaccccccttttgccctcagaaaagcctcaattcatcaggcatggactctacaatgtgtccaaagcgttccacagggatgctggtccatgttgactccaatgcttcccacagttgtgtcaagttggctggatgtacttTGAGTGGTGAAAGATTCTTGATATACACACGgggaactgttgagagtgaaaaacccagcagtgtgcagttcttgacacactcaaaccggtgtgcctggcacctactaccataccccgttcaaaggcacttcaatcttttgtctagcccattcaccctctgaatggcacacataaacaagccatgtctcaaggcttaaaaatccttcgttaagctgtctcctccctttcatctacactgattgaagtggatttagcaagtgacatcatagctttcacctggtcagtctgacatggaaagagcaggtgctcctaatgttttgtacactcagtgtataatgtgGGTACATATTCTTTCTTCAATCTGAAATAGTTTGAGCCAAAGCCTACACTAGTCCTCTGAAACGGCCTCATGTTTCCTCCTCTACATGTAGAGACTATTGATGTATATAGATGTATTAACTGACCTTCCTCTAAGCACGGTTATGTCTTGTTTAGTGCAGTAGCTACTCAGGTCAATGGGGATGTTTCTTCTTGACATGTCACTAAAATCAAActaaagtgtatttgtcacgtgcacaggatacaacaggtgtgaacagtacagtaaaatgcttatttGCAAGCTCTTCCTCAACAATGCAGTATTctattataattcactgtacaaAACCCAATGATGTGACAGATGCATACTCTAAAGCACAGATTAGCACACagtagaacaaaacacacattctATGTTGTAGATATACACAGATATCTACATAACCAGATCCTCTGTCATCGAGATGGTACAACAGCTTCTAGTGAACAAATTGGGATTGTTTTAGTCATTGCTGGTTTGCTTTTGTATGTCTTTATGGTTTAGTGTTGAACAGATGAGTGTATAGGAACGAGATGGAGGGAATGGGAgttgaggggaaggaggagagcaaAGCGGTAATGACAGGATTCTGAGAGGGTGTTGTGATTGCTGGGAGCTGTGCTTCCTTCCTTTACTGATGGGCATTCATCGCATACTCTGATATACTGTAAACAACGTCACACAAACAACATACCCGGTACACTGGATATTATGGTGTGTGTACAGCACTGTAGGTTGGTGGCACCCTAATTGGGGAGAACTGattcgtggtaatgactggagtggaatcgGTGGAATGGTATCGCATAcataaacacatggtttccaggtgtttgattccattcgctccgttccggacattattatgagccgtcctcccctcagcagcctcctgtggtttaCAAGTGTTACACAAAATGCAGAGGAAATccctacatacacactgtattgtAACTTGTTTTTTGCAAATGTTGTATGAAAAATGTGTACATAGAAAAATATGGAAATAACAGCATTTGTTTAAAATGTGAAAACTTTAATGTAATTAAAAACAGTGATATAATAAATCTGACTTGAGTGCTTTCAATCCTCACATTTTATAGCCAAAGGTAAAGAAATTGATGGTCACACTTTCAAAGTTGTTACTTTTTACACAATTCACAGCTGGAGTTTAAAACTTTCACTGCAACATTCTGACATTTATTTTGATGGTTGACAAGGTGACTCTCCAAGCCCATCCATCTGCTCTCTGAAGAAATATCACCCTTTCGCCAACTCCCCTCATGTCTTTCCCGtgctcttctctccttccctcgcttTTGCCGTTTCTATCTTTCATCCTGGGCTGGTTTTCTCTGGCCATAACATCACAGCCCTATGACCAAATGTTGGTGTGAAGAGGGATGAGAGATACTATTTGGCCCtaaagagagtacacagtggcagaatacctgaccactgtgactgacccagacTTAAGGAAAGCCTTGTGTAACGAGTCGGTAAGCAAgatcagggagtgagtgttttaataaataaaaaaacgaaataccaaacaagaaacacacaaaGTATATAGTgacattattttatatatatatatatatatatatagggaaggtaatcagggaagtgatggagtccaggtgagtctgatgaggtgTTGGTGCAcctaacgatggtgacaggtgtgcgccataacgagcagcctggtgacctagaggccggagagggcaCACACGTGacactttgactatgtacagactcagtgagcatagccttgctattgagaaaggccgccgtaggcagacctggctctcaagagaagacgggctatgtgcacactgcccacaaaatgaggtggaaactgagctacacttcctaacctcctgcccaatgtatgaccatattagagacacatatttccctcagattacacagatccacaaagaatttgaaacaaatcagattttgataaactcccatatctactgggtgaaatagcacagtgtgcaatcacagcagcaagatctgtgacctgttgccacaagaaaaggtcaaccagtgaagaacaaacaccattgtaaatacaacccatatttatgtttatttattttcccttttgtacttcaaccatttgcacatcgttacaacactgtatatatacataatatgacatgtgtaatgtctttattcttttggaacctcTGTAAtgagtgtaatgttaactgttcatttttattgtttatttcactgttgtatatgatctacttcacttgctttggcagtgttaacatatgtttcccatgccaataaagccccttgaattgaaaagaataataataatttgagagagcacagggggaggagagaggggtgacagGAGACCATGAGCAAACTGACACCTGGGTATGAAAGTgctactctcgctctctccctcataCTCTCCCTTGCCCTTTTGTTTGCTAtcttgtctcttctctcccctccctccctctctcaattcaattcaaagggttttattggaatgggaaacatgatgacattgccaaagcaagtgaaatagataaacaaaatTAAAAGAAACAAGTaaaaaagttccaaaggaatagagacattttgtCAATtaaggtgtgcagggtgaatatgtggtctgtcgtacggtaatttcgtaaaaagccaatttgctcagtacattgttttcactgaataAATGTTTGAGTCTGCTGTTaaggataatgcagaggattttcccaaggttgctgttgacgcatatccaacGGTAGTTAATTGGGGtcatttgtctccacttttgtggtttgcggtgatcagtccttggatccaaatattggggaagatgccagagctgtagaggatgttaaagagtttaagtatagccgattggaatttgttgtctgtatattttattatttcatttaGGATTACAAcgccacaggcctttttgggttggagggtttgtattttgtcctgtagttaattcaatgtaattggagaatccagtgggttctggtagtctttaatagctgattctaagatttgaatttgtgcatgtatatgtttttgatgTTTGTTCTTAGTTATAGAGTCCAAAAGATTGcaaagtggtttatccatacatctccattttagatagataactcttcgtgttgttgtttgtttagtgtgttccagtTTTCTCAGAAGTGGTTAGATGCCATGGAttattcaattacattgagctgttttccaacgtgctgttccttctttttccgtagtgtatttctgtattgattTAGTGATCACAATAGTGAAGGCGTAGTCTCaggtttctgggtctctatgtttttagtttgttaggtttctcaatttctttctttgtttttggcattcttcatctaactctctctctctctctctctgccctgtctCCTGTGAAAACTCCACATccgctgcctagaaggccagcatcccagagtcgcctcttcactgttaacgttgagactggtgttttgtgtgtactatttaatgaagctgccagttgaagacttgtgaggcgtctgtttctcaaaccagacactctaatgtacttgtcctcttgctcagttgtgcaccggggcctcccactcctctttcttttctggttagattcagtttgcgctgttctgcgaagggagtagtacacagcgttgtacgagatcttcagtttcttggcaatttctcacatggaacagccttcatttctcagaacaataatagactgacgagtttcagaagaaagtactttgtttctggcattttcatcctgtaatcgaacccacaaatgctgatgctccagatactcaaccagtCAAAAGAagaccagttgtattgcttctttaattaggacaacagttttcagctgtgctaacacaattgcaaaagggttttctaatgatcaactagccttttaaaatgataaacttggattagctaaatttttgtcatttagcagatgctcttatccagagcggttTACAGTAAGTGTatttatcttaagatagctaggtgagtcAACCACATAGCACACTCAAATATACAGGATgctaacattccattccagctaaacaatgcatatatagcattttgcaaaaaaactcattttcatacacatctaaaatctattaATTAAAAATCTGTGAACAGTTATATTTTACACACAgatgaaggtacccataagcaatcatttgTGATGAAAAGGCACAAATGACGAAGAATTGGTGGATAtagcattttggaaataaactcttccTTTGTAAAAGAAGACTGTAATGGGGACATTTATGATACAGAAAcagtccttgactttttccaaattttgttgggttacaaagtgggattaaagtggatttaattgtgatttttggtcaacgatctacacagcatactctgtaatgtcaaagtggaagaaaaattctaacatttattaCAATGttgaaaaataaaacaataataccttgattacataagtattcaaccccctgagacaatacatgttagaaacacaattgtcagcgattacagctgtgagtcttttggggtaagtctctaagagctttgcacacctggattttgCAATATTTACCCATTATTATTTACAAATTATTCAAGCtatgtcaagttgattgttgatcttgccatagattttcaagccaatgaATATCAAAACTGAAACTAGGCAACTCAGGAAAATTCTATGTTGTCTTAGCAACAttgtccttgtgttttaagttattgtcctgctgaaaggtgaatttgtctcccagtgtctgttgcaaggaagactgaaccaggttttcctctaggattttgtctgtgcttagctgaATTATgtttcttttt includes the following:
- the LOC123728151 gene encoding ephrin-A1 — its product is MDLVWLVCLAVSFGTWFASAERHSVFWNSTNPNFLWDEYTVEVKINDYLDIICPHYTRGELPSQEAERYVLYMVEEEDYEVCKPHSFDQLRWECSRPFAAHAPERFSEKFQRFTPFTLGKEFRQGESYYYISKPLHHHGQECLRLKVDVVGPHGSGKAKADKGKDGAMEKAMDGGKGKMGGGGGVHNPSNRLPADDPTVLEPKVQKSVGSSGVQLVSLSVFFTLSPVLLSLLLYRH